The Polyangiaceae bacterium genome includes a region encoding these proteins:
- a CDS encoding PspA/IM30 family protein, which produces MGIFDRMGRVISSNFNALLDKADDPKKSIEQTVLEMQEQVRAGRQEVVRAVAAEKQLRQKVAELDTEVEKWSKRAELAVKHDDDDLAREALVQKKRVTAERDRAEALRAEQRGAALEMKSELERMEHKLEEIQAKKNTIIAKAKQVKAGGGVEGLGASGSGTSAFSEFRRMEDQIEGVETAVQAQRELDEALGGGRGPGGMTKQEVEAKFRALEYGGGGADAPKGGSEVDDELAQLKKKIRIGT; this is translated from the coding sequence ATGGGGATCTTCGATCGTATGGGCCGCGTGATTTCGAGCAACTTCAACGCGTTGCTGGACAAGGCGGATGACCCGAAGAAGTCCATCGAGCAGACCGTGCTCGAGATGCAGGAGCAGGTGCGCGCCGGCCGGCAGGAGGTCGTCCGGGCAGTCGCTGCCGAGAAGCAGCTCCGGCAGAAGGTCGCCGAGCTCGACACCGAGGTCGAGAAGTGGTCGAAGCGCGCCGAGCTGGCGGTCAAGCACGACGACGACGATCTGGCGCGCGAGGCGCTGGTGCAGAAGAAGCGCGTGACCGCCGAGCGGGATCGGGCCGAGGCGCTGCGGGCCGAGCAGCGCGGCGCCGCGCTGGAAATGAAGTCCGAGCTCGAGCGCATGGAGCACAAGCTCGAGGAGATCCAGGCCAAAAAGAACACCATCATCGCCAAGGCCAAGCAGGTCAAGGCGGGCGGAGGCGTCGAAGGGCTCGGCGCCAGCGGGTCGGGCACCAGCGCGTTTTCGGAGTTCCGGCGCATGGAGGACCAGATCGAAGGCGTCGAAACGGCGGTGCAGGCTCAGCGCGAGCTGGACGAAGCGCTGGGCGGTGGGCGCGGGCCCGGTGGCATGACCAAGCAGGAAGTCGAAGCCAAGTTCCGCGCGCTCGAGTACGGCGGTGGAGGGGCGGACGCGCCCAAGGGCGGCAGCGAGGTCGACGACGAGCTGGCCCAGCTCAAGAAGAAGATCCGCATCGGTACATGA
- a CDS encoding EscU/YscU/HrcU family type III secretion system export apparatus switch protein, with protein MSDKSEEPTPQRLRKAREQGDSPISQPLTQALAFVVAVALAPAAIAATLARSAELLPRAIENPGAPHTPLALALDVLVLSLPIVAAAALASGFAGAVQAGGVVAWKKLGPDFSKLNPAQGLKALLTRERLIGIARALVASLVVAYLAVRLVMTHAPDVAATTGALEKGGIVAGHLLEKLAWIAALVGLALAAVDVLVVRQAWLRRNRMSKDEVKREHKESEGDPELKSARHRAHQEMLASATVAAVRTATVLVVNPTHLAAALSYDEESDEAPRVVAQGRGDLARRMVEAAHAFGVPVVRDVPIARALLELEVGDEIPEALYEAVAEIVREAWAESERERSGQR; from the coding sequence GTGAGCGACAAGAGCGAAGAGCCCACTCCACAACGGCTCAGGAAGGCTCGCGAGCAAGGCGACAGCCCGATCTCGCAGCCGCTCACCCAGGCGCTCGCGTTCGTGGTGGCGGTGGCGCTCGCCCCGGCCGCCATCGCCGCGACGCTGGCGCGGAGCGCCGAGCTCTTGCCCCGGGCGATTGAGAATCCCGGCGCTCCTCACACGCCCCTCGCGCTGGCTCTGGACGTGCTCGTCTTGTCGCTGCCCATCGTCGCCGCCGCCGCGCTCGCCAGCGGTTTCGCGGGCGCGGTGCAGGCCGGCGGCGTGGTGGCCTGGAAGAAGCTCGGGCCCGACTTCAGCAAGCTCAATCCGGCGCAGGGCCTGAAGGCGCTCCTGACCCGCGAGCGCCTGATCGGCATCGCGCGCGCCTTGGTCGCGTCGCTGGTCGTCGCCTACCTCGCCGTGCGCCTCGTGATGACCCACGCGCCGGACGTCGCGGCCACCACCGGCGCGCTGGAGAAGGGCGGCATCGTCGCCGGCCACCTGCTCGAGAAGCTCGCCTGGATCGCGGCGCTGGTCGGCCTCGCCCTGGCCGCGGTGGACGTCCTGGTGGTGCGGCAAGCGTGGCTGCGCAGAAACCGCATGAGCAAGGACGAGGTCAAGCGCGAGCACAAGGAGAGCGAGGGCGACCCCGAGCTCAAGAGCGCGCGGCACCGGGCCCACCAAGAGATGCTGGCCAGCGCCACCGTGGCCGCCGTGCGCACTGCGACCGTGCTGGTCGTCAACCCGACCCACCTGGCGGCGGCGCTCAGCTACGACGAGGAGAGCGACGAGGCCCCACGCGTGGTCGCGCAGGGTCGCGGTGATCTCGCGCGGCGAATGGTCGAGGCGGCACACGCCTTCGGAGTGCCCGTGGTGCGCGACGTGCCCATCGCCCGCGCCCTGCTCGAGCTCGAGGTGGGCGACGAGATCCCGGAGGCGCTGTACGAGGCCGTCGCCGAGATCGTGCGCGAGGCCTGGGCCGAGAGCGAGCGGGAGCGGTCCGGTCAGCGCTGA
- a CDS encoding M48 family metalloprotease, whose protein sequence is MSAVRRALVFPLLGLGVAALACEVDSGSSRPAQYPPQQGPPGYYGGYPPGQAPPPGYGQPPPPGYPNQPQPGQPQPAPTPTQPAQPPLPPVAYDPINATDVLFLRGRAQAVIQELIAALDAGKSQKVAGIPLIVDDRVGEVNAFAACTKGGKSVMAISDGLLDIEAHLARAKATDEIFGTQKTGQYIQLVAKHQKPGSPIVRPAAGFFDPAQDADGRKVKRQHEILDEQVAFVLGHELAHHYLGHLPCTATGGGVTAAEVNHVLSSVVPLFNQPNELGADVAGTNNVLGAGKRRAPAYHWTEGGGLLTMQFFAGLDSLSPIDVFNFERSHPPPQIRTPVIQQAASSWRSSGGQGWQIPGLPF, encoded by the coding sequence ATGTCCGCCGTCCGTCGCGCTCTCGTGTTCCCGCTCCTCGGCCTCGGCGTCGCCGCGCTCGCCTGCGAGGTCGACAGCGGGAGCTCGCGCCCCGCGCAATACCCGCCCCAACAAGGCCCGCCCGGCTACTACGGCGGCTACCCTCCGGGGCAAGCGCCGCCCCCGGGCTACGGCCAGCCGCCGCCCCCCGGCTACCCGAACCAACCGCAACCGGGCCAGCCGCAGCCGGCGCCGACGCCGACCCAGCCGGCGCAGCCGCCGCTGCCTCCGGTGGCCTACGATCCCATCAACGCGACGGACGTGCTCTTCCTGCGCGGGCGCGCGCAGGCGGTGATCCAGGAGCTGATCGCTGCGCTCGACGCAGGAAAGTCGCAGAAGGTCGCCGGCATCCCGCTCATCGTCGATGATCGCGTGGGCGAGGTGAACGCTTTCGCCGCCTGCACCAAGGGCGGCAAGAGTGTGATGGCCATCAGCGACGGACTGCTCGACATCGAGGCACACCTGGCCCGCGCCAAGGCCACAGACGAGATCTTCGGCACGCAGAAGACCGGGCAATACATCCAGCTGGTGGCCAAACACCAGAAGCCCGGCAGCCCGATCGTGAGGCCGGCTGCCGGCTTCTTCGACCCGGCCCAGGACGCCGACGGCCGCAAGGTCAAGCGGCAACACGAGATCCTCGACGAGCAAGTCGCGTTCGTGCTCGGACACGAGCTCGCGCACCACTACCTGGGACACCTGCCGTGCACCGCGACCGGAGGCGGCGTCACGGCGGCGGAGGTCAACCACGTGCTCTCGAGCGTCGTGCCGCTGTTCAACCAGCCGAACGAGCTCGGCGCTGACGTCGCCGGCACGAACAACGTGCTCGGCGCAGGCAAGCGCCGCGCGCCGGCGTATCACTGGACCGAAGGCGGCGGCCTGTTGACCATGCAGTTCTTCGCTGGGCTGGACTCGCTCTCGCCCATCGACGTGTTCAACTTCGAGCGCTCGCACCCGCCGCCGCAGATCCGCACGCCCGTCATCCAGCAGGCCGCGTCCAGCTGGCGCTCGAGCGGCGGCCAAGGCTGGCAAATCCCCGGGCTGCCGTTCTAG
- a CDS encoding N-acetyltransferase, translated as MELRTHDSIRDVGERTWNELASSAPPFLSFTWLDALETTGCVRPERGWLPMHLTLEEDGRVLAAAPAYVKGNSEGEFVFDYAWASHAEGRLGLDYYPKLVVAVPFTPATGPRLLSAPGADPARVARAFAEGLAALAERIGASGAHVLFPSADEADRLEAAGMARRAGIQFHWENAGFASFDDFLRSFDAKKRHQLRRERREVAESGLCIESMLGSALSSAQIDSVYELYLTTVDKFVWGRRYLTREFFHEVCAKMGEQIHLVFARDASGGEPIAGAFNLLGRDALYGRYWGAREERRFLHFEVCYYRGIQDCIERGLARFEPGAGGEHKAARGFLPTVTHSTHLLLDRRLDLAVRDFVQRERAAVIEHVSRERALTRPGR; from the coding sequence TTGGAGCTTCGCACCCACGACTCGATCCGCGACGTCGGGGAACGGACCTGGAACGAGCTGGCGTCGTCCGCGCCGCCGTTTCTCTCGTTCACCTGGCTGGACGCGCTGGAGACCACCGGCTGCGTGCGCCCCGAGCGGGGCTGGCTGCCCATGCACCTGACGCTGGAAGAGGACGGGCGAGTGCTCGCGGCCGCGCCGGCCTACGTGAAGGGCAACAGCGAGGGAGAGTTCGTCTTCGACTACGCCTGGGCCAGCCACGCGGAGGGGCGGCTGGGGCTCGACTACTACCCGAAGCTGGTGGTCGCGGTGCCGTTCACCCCCGCCACTGGCCCGCGCCTGCTCAGCGCACCCGGCGCCGATCCGGCGCGCGTGGCCCGCGCCTTCGCCGAAGGTCTCGCTGCGCTCGCCGAGCGCATCGGCGCCTCGGGAGCTCACGTGCTGTTCCCGAGCGCGGACGAGGCCGATCGGCTCGAAGCCGCCGGCATGGCGCGCCGAGCTGGAATCCAGTTTCACTGGGAGAACGCCGGCTTCGCGAGCTTCGACGACTTCCTCCGGAGCTTCGACGCCAAGAAACGCCACCAGCTCCGGCGCGAACGGCGCGAGGTCGCCGAGAGCGGCCTGTGCATCGAGTCGATGCTCGGGAGCGCGCTCTCCTCCGCGCAGATAGACTCGGTGTACGAGCTGTACCTGACGACGGTGGACAAGTTCGTCTGGGGTCGCCGCTACCTGACCCGCGAGTTCTTCCACGAGGTCTGCGCCAAGATGGGCGAGCAGATCCACCTGGTGTTCGCCCGCGACGCGAGCGGGGGCGAGCCCATCGCCGGTGCGTTCAACCTGCTCGGGCGCGACGCGCTCTACGGCCGCTACTGGGGCGCGCGGGAGGAGCGCCGCTTCCTGCACTTCGAGGTCTGCTACTACCGAGGCATCCAAGACTGCATCGAGCGCGGGCTCGCACGCTTCGAGCCCGGAGCGGGCGGCGAGCACAAAGCGGCGCGCGGCTTCTTGCCAACGGTCACCCACAGCACCCACCTCCTCTTGGACCGGCGCCTCGACCTAGCGGTGCGCGACTTCGTGCAGCGCGAGCGGGCTGCCGTGATCGAGCACGTGAGCCGGGAGCGGGCGCTCACTCGGCCAGGCCGCTGA
- a CDS encoding HD domain-containing protein produces MILRDPVHGLVEFETDEEDIVSALLEAAEVQRLRRIRQLGLAALAYPGADHTRFSHAIGAAFVMTRFIRRMRQVHDELPFWQRVTTERARDALAAALLHDVGHGPFSHLFEEALPDGPRHETWTSRIILDSGTDVNRILSRYDATLPQRVAELVHGRHELTFLARAVSGTFDVDRCDYLLRDAYFTGVGYGSFDLDWLLRSLRLGAPQVDGQAPPLAIDGAKGLPAIESFILARLFMFQQVYFHKTCRASEWLLARILGRVRQLLVDGTRLGGVPQAVASLSRDGDAALGDYLALDDAILWTALAEWKNAGDPVLRDLCTRLSTRKLFKTYELYGAQAEPEVRRELLERAREVARAAGLDPEVYVGLDCASDLPFDDSDGSLTVIFPTGAPRRPGDVSYLLGRLRGQRMARVRLIFAEELRDEISRAVES; encoded by the coding sequence TTGATCCTACGCGATCCCGTTCATGGACTGGTCGAATTCGAGACGGACGAGGAAGACATCGTCTCGGCGCTGCTCGAGGCCGCGGAGGTGCAACGCTTGCGTCGCATCCGCCAGCTCGGCCTCGCCGCCCTCGCCTACCCGGGCGCCGACCACACTCGCTTCTCGCACGCCATCGGCGCGGCGTTCGTGATGACGCGCTTCATCCGCCGCATGCGCCAGGTGCACGACGAGCTGCCCTTCTGGCAGCGCGTGACCACGGAGCGCGCGCGGGACGCGCTGGCCGCGGCGCTGCTCCACGACGTCGGGCACGGTCCGTTCTCGCACCTGTTCGAGGAGGCGCTACCCGACGGGCCACGCCACGAGACCTGGACCAGCCGCATCATCTTGGATAGCGGGACCGACGTGAACCGCATCCTCTCGCGCTACGACGCCACCTTGCCCCAGCGGGTGGCCGAGCTGGTGCACGGGCGCCACGAGCTCACCTTTCTGGCGCGCGCGGTCAGCGGCACCTTCGACGTCGATCGCTGCGACTACTTGCTGCGCGACGCCTACTTCACGGGCGTCGGCTACGGCTCGTTCGATCTGGACTGGCTCTTGCGCAGCCTGCGCCTCGGCGCACCCCAAGTGGACGGACAAGCGCCGCCGCTCGCCATCGACGGCGCCAAGGGCCTGCCGGCCATCGAGTCGTTCATCCTGGCGCGGCTCTTCATGTTCCAGCAGGTCTATTTCCACAAGACCTGCCGCGCCAGCGAGTGGCTCTTGGCTCGCATCCTCGGCCGGGTGCGCCAGCTGCTCGTCGACGGCACGCGCCTCGGCGGCGTTCCGCAGGCCGTTGCGTCCCTCTCCCGCGACGGGGACGCTGCGCTCGGCGACTACCTCGCGCTCGACGACGCGATCCTCTGGACGGCGCTCGCCGAGTGGAAGAACGCCGGCGATCCGGTGCTGCGGGACCTGTGCACGCGCCTGTCGACGCGCAAGCTCTTCAAGACCTACGAGCTGTACGGCGCCCAGGCCGAGCCGGAGGTGCGCCGGGAGCTGCTCGAACGCGCTCGAGAAGTGGCGCGGGCCGCGGGGCTCGATCCCGAAGTGTACGTCGGGCTCGACTGCGCGTCCGACCTACCCTTCGACGACTCCGACGGCTCGCTCACGGTGATCTTCCCGACGGGCGCGCCGCGCCGCCCGGGTGACGTCTCCTACCTGCTCGGCCGTCTACGCGGCCAGCGCATGGCGCGCGTGCGCTTGATCTTCGCCGAGGAGCTGCGCGACGAGATCAGCCGCGCCGTGGAGAGCTGA
- the lysA gene encoding diaminopimelate decarboxylase, whose protein sequence is MSGFARDERGGATLGGRSLAELLEEARIPTPAYFYDLDGISRATRELVTAFDDSPGLVAYAVKANTAGSVVRAVAGAGGGADVVSGGELEVALGGSMPPDRIVMSGVAKLDWELDLAISRDIRAIQLESVEEVARVAARARALGKTARVSLRINPDVEIDSHAHIATGHDEAKFGIVARDLAAAFAELERAGSALRLAGLSTHVGSMLATPAPYLESARVVCGVAKERLGAGNALEFVDFGGGFGIDYGGAPVDAPPAFVRAALALLREQGLGELALVVEPGRALVAPFGVLVAGVVQSKQSGARRWCLIDAGMNDLIRPALYAARHRIEPLERAPSAPEWQVVGPVCESADDFGLHALGPSVPARIVVRDAGAYGFTMASEYNGRALPAEVFVSRGKGAHVSASPGVQSWVKRRLEA, encoded by the coding sequence ATGTCCGGATTTGCACGCGACGAACGCGGGGGCGCCACCCTGGGCGGCAGGTCTCTCGCCGAGCTCTTGGAGGAGGCCCGGATCCCGACTCCCGCCTACTTCTACGACCTCGACGGCATCAGCCGGGCGACTCGCGAGCTGGTGACGGCCTTCGATGACTCGCCGGGCCTGGTGGCGTACGCCGTGAAGGCCAACACGGCGGGGAGCGTGGTCCGGGCAGTCGCCGGTGCCGGCGGTGGCGCCGACGTGGTGAGCGGCGGCGAGCTCGAGGTCGCACTCGGCGGGAGCATGCCGCCGGATCGCATCGTGATGAGCGGCGTCGCGAAGCTCGACTGGGAGCTCGACCTGGCCATCTCCCGCGACATTCGCGCCATCCAGCTGGAGAGCGTCGAGGAGGTCGCGCGGGTGGCGGCGCGAGCCCGCGCGCTCGGCAAGACCGCCCGCGTCAGCCTGCGCATCAACCCGGACGTCGAGATCGACTCCCACGCTCACATCGCCACCGGACACGACGAGGCGAAGTTCGGCATCGTGGCCCGGGATCTGGCCGCTGCGTTCGCGGAGCTCGAGCGGGCCGGCAGCGCACTCCGGCTCGCCGGGCTGTCCACCCACGTCGGCTCGATGCTGGCGACGCCGGCCCCCTACCTGGAGAGCGCGCGCGTGGTGTGTGGCGTCGCCAAGGAGCGCCTGGGGGCCGGGAACGCCCTCGAATTCGTGGACTTCGGCGGCGGCTTCGGCATCGATTACGGCGGCGCGCCCGTCGACGCTCCGCCCGCGTTCGTGCGCGCTGCGCTCGCGCTGTTGCGCGAGCAAGGCCTCGGCGAGCTCGCGCTGGTGGTGGAGCCCGGACGCGCGCTGGTCGCGCCCTTCGGCGTGCTCGTCGCGGGCGTCGTGCAGTCGAAGCAGAGCGGGGCGCGCCGCTGGTGTCTGATCGACGCGGGGATGAACGATCTGATCCGTCCCGCGCTCTACGCCGCCCGTCACCGCATCGAACCGCTGGAGCGCGCGCCCTCGGCGCCCGAGTGGCAGGTGGTGGGACCGGTGTGCGAGAGCGCCGACGACTTCGGGCTCCATGCCTTGGGGCCGAGCGTCCCGGCGCGGATCGTGGTGCGAGACGCCGGGGCCTACGGCTTCACGATGGCGAGCGAGTACAACGGCCGCGCGTTGCCCGCCGAGGTCTTCGTCAGCCGGGGCAAGGGCGCCCACGTCTCGGCCTCGCCCGGCGTCCAGAGCTGGGTGAAGCGGCGGCTGGAAGCCTGA
- the pyk gene encoding pyruvate kinase — MTLRRAKIVCTLGPAVQTPERIAELIAAGMDVARLNFSHGTHADHGRMVELIRDASATAGKPVAILQDLCGPKIRTSSVVPSSLEVGQSVDLVARAPGDDKTIGVDYDGLHEDLRAGDRILLGDGQVELRVEQVADERVMARVDHGGALRARMGVNLPSHRVRFGGLTQKDREDLAFGLGLGVDYVALSFVRSAADVEELRELCAGHGRPTPIVAKIETPSAVESIESIVQAADAAMVARGDLGVELPPERVPVVQRQIIGTCRALKKPVIVATEMLQSMVDAPRPTRAEASDVAGAVFGGADAVMLSGETATGKFPIRACQMMDRIIREAEASPFFQPVPSERGSATAEAIAHAACSIAREVGAKVIVALTESGGTARLVSKARPMVPLVALSPDERTLRRLALFWGVSPRALDVVTDLEVLAARTRALLVDSGMVAVGDRFVIVYGAPVGGRGSTNALRVEVVK, encoded by the coding sequence ATGACTCTCCGCCGCGCCAAGATCGTCTGCACTCTGGGGCCGGCGGTGCAGACCCCCGAGCGCATCGCCGAGCTGATCGCGGCGGGGATGGACGTAGCGCGCTTGAACTTCTCCCATGGCACCCACGCGGACCACGGGCGCATGGTCGAGCTGATCCGGGATGCGAGCGCCACGGCGGGCAAGCCGGTGGCCATCCTGCAAGACCTGTGCGGCCCCAAGATTCGCACCAGCAGCGTGGTGCCTTCGAGCCTGGAGGTGGGGCAGAGCGTCGATCTGGTGGCGCGCGCTCCGGGGGACGACAAGACCATCGGCGTCGACTACGACGGCCTGCACGAAGATCTGCGCGCCGGCGACCGCATCCTGCTCGGCGACGGCCAGGTCGAGCTTCGGGTCGAGCAGGTGGCCGACGAGCGGGTCATGGCGCGGGTGGACCACGGGGGCGCGCTGCGCGCGCGCATGGGCGTGAACCTGCCGTCGCACCGCGTGCGCTTCGGCGGACTGACCCAGAAGGATCGCGAGGACCTGGCGTTCGGTCTCGGTCTCGGTGTGGACTACGTGGCCCTCTCGTTCGTGCGCAGCGCCGCCGACGTGGAGGAGCTGCGCGAGCTGTGCGCGGGACACGGCCGGCCCACGCCCATCGTGGCCAAGATCGAGACCCCGAGCGCCGTGGAGTCCATCGAGTCCATCGTGCAGGCAGCGGACGCGGCCATGGTCGCCCGCGGCGATCTGGGCGTGGAGCTCCCGCCGGAGCGGGTGCCGGTGGTGCAGCGCCAGATCATCGGGACCTGTCGGGCGCTCAAGAAGCCCGTGATCGTCGCGACGGAGATGCTGCAATCGATGGTGGACGCGCCGCGCCCGACCCGAGCCGAGGCCAGCGACGTGGCCGGGGCGGTGTTCGGCGGGGCGGACGCGGTGATGCTGTCCGGGGAGACGGCGACCGGGAAGTTCCCGATCCGGGCCTGCCAGATGATGGACCGCATCATCCGAGAGGCCGAGGCGAGCCCGTTCTTCCAGCCCGTGCCTTCGGAGCGCGGGAGCGCCACCGCAGAGGCCATCGCCCATGCCGCGTGCAGCATTGCCCGGGAAGTCGGCGCCAAGGTCATCGTGGCTCTCACCGAGAGCGGGGGCACCGCTCGCCTGGTCTCCAAGGCCCGACCCATGGTTCCGCTCGTGGCCCTGTCGCCGGACGAGCGGACTCTGCGCCGTCTCGCGCTATTCTGGGGCGTGTCGCCCCGAGCCCTGGACGTCGTGACCGACCTCGAGGTCCTGGCGGCGCGTACCCGCGCGCTGCTCGTCGACAGCGGCATGGTCGCTGTCGGCGACCGCTTCGTGATCGTGTACGGCGCGCCGGTCGGGGGGCGGGGCTCGACCAACGCGCTGCGCGTCGAGGTGGTGAAGTGA
- a CDS encoding protein kinase encodes MPLVAELIPKLEKYEVLEEIGHGGMATVYRARDRRLGRDVAIKVIHKHLRENKEVGLRFVSEARAVAKLKHPNIVEVYDVSDEADDERYLVVELVPGTTLRKLLAERGHMPAEVAAAMAIEIGAALEHAHEQGVIHRDVKPENVLVDFSDRSSSKRGASQERPADAESGRVKITDFGIAKLLDAQGVTSTGQVLGSPAHMAPEQIEGGDVTARADVFGLGVLLYECLVGRLPFDGKNPAQVLRKVLDGTFTPPERARPTVGAGLSKIVERALAREPEGRYPSCGELCEALRKELASVGFDNPRRELVEYLTSPESYAADYEGRVVRRLVELGKKARAARQAPAAAAYFNRALAFRPDDAELLKQVAGLAQSERRRRLGARAGAVFAMSVVLGSVAYGVSRQARQPVLLPDPDPSAERVVRPGPSAPPLAPRASASAQPAPSERPVTAPKLPVVGPLPSAGPTETRKVMIVVTGARSGVVKVDGQAVDGWFGKTLELAVGKHTLEVVPPNSDCCVNQGPRAFDVTAGTSVLTIHGAAPFKPASLALAGPEGSEAECPLLFSGKLLGGSSITVKIPGPESTVKGSCTIVGPPAGSAPKAAKVELGPGQSRQLAWP; translated from the coding sequence GTGCCGCTCGTCGCCGAACTGATCCCGAAGCTCGAGAAGTACGAGGTGCTCGAGGAGATCGGACATGGCGGCATGGCGACGGTGTACCGCGCTCGCGATCGGCGCCTGGGCCGCGACGTCGCGATCAAGGTCATCCACAAACACCTGCGCGAGAACAAGGAAGTGGGCTTGCGCTTCGTCAGCGAGGCTCGCGCGGTCGCCAAGCTCAAGCACCCGAACATCGTCGAGGTCTACGACGTCTCGGACGAGGCCGATGACGAGCGCTACCTGGTGGTGGAGCTCGTGCCCGGCACGACGCTTCGCAAGCTCTTGGCCGAGCGCGGCCACATGCCCGCCGAGGTCGCCGCGGCCATGGCCATCGAGATCGGCGCGGCGCTCGAGCACGCCCACGAGCAAGGCGTGATCCACCGCGACGTGAAGCCCGAGAACGTGCTGGTCGATTTCTCGGATCGCTCGTCGAGCAAGCGCGGAGCGTCGCAGGAGCGACCGGCGGACGCCGAGTCGGGCAGGGTGAAGATCACCGACTTCGGCATCGCGAAGCTGCTCGACGCCCAGGGCGTGACCAGCACCGGTCAAGTGCTCGGCTCGCCGGCGCACATGGCCCCGGAGCAGATCGAGGGCGGCGACGTGACCGCCCGCGCGGACGTGTTCGGCCTCGGCGTGCTGCTCTACGAGTGCCTGGTGGGTCGGCTGCCGTTCGACGGGAAGAACCCCGCTCAGGTGCTGCGCAAGGTGCTCGACGGGACCTTCACGCCGCCGGAGCGCGCGCGCCCTACGGTGGGCGCGGGGCTGAGCAAGATCGTGGAGCGCGCCTTGGCGCGCGAGCCGGAGGGCCGCTACCCGAGCTGCGGGGAGCTGTGCGAAGCCCTGCGCAAGGAGCTGGCGTCCGTCGGCTTCGACAACCCGCGGCGCGAGCTGGTCGAGTACCTCACCTCGCCGGAGAGCTACGCCGCGGACTACGAAGGCCGCGTGGTCCGGCGTCTGGTCGAGCTGGGTAAGAAGGCGCGCGCGGCGCGGCAGGCCCCTGCCGCCGCCGCCTACTTCAACCGCGCGCTGGCGTTTCGCCCCGACGACGCCGAGCTCTTGAAACAGGTCGCGGGGCTCGCGCAGAGCGAGCGGCGCCGGCGCCTGGGCGCGCGTGCCGGTGCGGTCTTCGCCATGAGCGTGGTGCTGGGCAGCGTCGCCTACGGCGTGAGCCGGCAGGCGCGGCAGCCGGTCCTCTTGCCGGATCCCGATCCGAGCGCCGAGCGTGTGGTGCGCCCCGGACCGAGCGCGCCGCCGCTGGCCCCGCGAGCCTCGGCGAGCGCCCAACCGGCGCCGAGCGAGCGCCCCGTGACGGCGCCCAAGCTGCCGGTCGTTGGGCCCTTGCCGAGCGCGGGGCCGACGGAGACGCGCAAGGTGATGATCGTGGTGACCGGCGCGCGCTCGGGGGTGGTCAAGGTCGACGGACAGGCGGTCGACGGCTGGTTCGGCAAGACGCTCGAGCTCGCGGTCGGCAAGCACACCCTCGAAGTCGTGCCTCCCAACAGCGATTGCTGCGTCAACCAGGGGCCCAGGGCCTTCGACGTTACCGCCGGCACCAGCGTGCTCACGATCCACGGGGCCGCCCCGTTCAAGCCCGCCTCGCTCGCGCTCGCGGGCCCCGAGGGCTCCGAGGCCGAGTGCCCGCTGCTGTTCAGCGGCAAGCTCTTGGGTGGGAGCTCGATCACGGTCAAGATCCCCGGCCCCGAATCGACGGTGAAGGGCAGCTGCACGATCGTCGGCCCGCCCGCCGGTTCGGCGCCAAAAGCCGCCAAGGTCGAGCTCGGCCCGGGCCAGTCTCGACAGCTCGCCTGGCCCTAG